A single Caretta caretta isolate rCarCar2 chromosome 2, rCarCar1.hap1, whole genome shotgun sequence DNA region contains:
- the C2H6orf62 gene encoding uncharacterized protein C6orf62 homolog, whose translation MGDPNSRKKQALNRLRAQLRKKKESLADQFDFKMYIAFVFKDKKKKSALFEVSEVIPVMTNNYEENILKGVRDSSYSLESSIELLQKDIVQLHAPRYQSMRRDVIGCTQEMDFILWPRNDIEKIVCLLFSRWKGSDDEPYRPVQAKFEFHHGDYEKQFLHVLSRKDKTGIVINNPNQSVFLFIDRQHLQTPKNKATIFKLCSICLYLPQEQLTHWAVGTIEDHLHPYMPE comes from the exons ATGGGGGACCCAAACTCCCGGAAGAAACAAGCTCTGAACAGACTTCGTGCtcagcttagaaagaaaaaagaatcttTAGCTGACCAGTTTGATTTCAAGATGTATATTGCCTTtgtgttcaaggacaag aAGAAGAAGTCAGCACTTTTTGAAGTGTCTGAAGTGATACCAGTCATGACCAATAATTATGAAGAAAATATCCTGAAAGGTGTGCGGGATTCCAGCTATTCCTTGGAAAGTTCCATAGAGCTTCTACAGAAGGATATAGTACAGCTTCATGCACCCCGCTACCAGTCTATGCGCAGG GATGTGATTGGCTGTACTCAGGAGATGGACTTCATTCTTTGGCCTCGGAATGATATTGAGAAGATAGTCTGTCTCCTGTTTTCTCGGTGGAAGGGATCTGATGATGAGCCCTATAGGCCTGTTCAG GCCAAGTTTGAATTTCATCATGGTGACTATGAAAAACAGTTTCTGCATGTTCTGAGCCGAAAGGACAAGACTGGAATTGTTATCAACAATCCTAACCAGTCAGTGTTTCTCTTCATTGACAGACAGCACTTGCAG actccaAAAAACAAAGCTACTATCTTCAAGTTATGCAGCATCTGCCTGTACCTGCCACAGGAACAGCTCACCCACTGGGCGGTTGGTACCATAGAGGATCACCTCCATCCTTACATGCCAGAGTAG
- the ACOT13 gene encoding acyl-coenzyme A thioesterase 13 isoform X2 has protein sequence MTVLSATPGKVVCEMKIEEEHTNRGGTLHGGLTATLVDVVSTAALLYTERGIPGVSVDMNITYMSAAKTGEEILITAQILKQGRSLAFASVDVTNKATGKLVAQGRHTKHLGH, from the exons ATGACAGTTCTTTCTGCAACTCCTGGAAAGGTTGTTTGTGAAATGAAAATAGAGGAGGAGCACACAAACAGAGGTGGCACCTTGCATGGAGGTTTGACTGCCACACTGGTAGATGTAGTGTCAACAGCAGCATTGTTGTACACAGAAAGAGGAATACCCGGGGTCAGTGTGGATATGAACATTAC ATACATGTCTGCTGCTAAGACTGGGGAAGAGATATTGATCACTGCTCAGATTTTGAAGCAAGGAAGAAGTCTTGCCTTTGCCAGCGTGGATGTAACAAACAAGGCAACGGGAAAGCTTGTGGCACAAGGCAGACATACAAAACACCTTGGACATTAA